The Thiorhodovibrio litoralis genome includes a window with the following:
- the hemB gene encoding porphobilinogen synthase yields the protein MPDIAPIRAAYPVTRMRRMRRDDFSRRMMRETVLTPDDFIYPVFVLEGRGEREPVPSMPGVERLSIDLLVEEARAIAALGIPAMALFPVTPMGAKSLDAREAFNPDGLAQRAVKALKDAVPELGVVTDVALDPFTTHGQDGLIDDAGYVMNDATVEVLVKQAVSHAQAGADIVAPSDMMDGRIGEVRQALESAGHIHARILAYSAKYASSFYGPFRDAVGSAANLGGGDKYSYQMDPANSDEALHEVALDLAEGADMVMIKPGMPYLDIVRRVKDNFGAPTFVYQVSGEYAMLKAASQNGWLNEQAVVLEALTSIKRAGADGILTYYAKQAAIWLNG from the coding sequence ATGCCTGATATTGCCCCCATTCGCGCCGCTTATCCCGTCACCCGCATGCGCCGCATGCGCCGCGATGATTTCTCCCGCCGCATGATGCGAGAGACCGTGCTGACCCCCGATGACTTCATCTACCCCGTGTTCGTGCTCGAAGGGCGCGGCGAGCGCGAGCCGGTGCCATCCATGCCAGGTGTTGAGCGCCTCAGCATCGATCTGCTGGTCGAGGAGGCGCGCGCGATCGCCGCGCTAGGTATTCCGGCGATGGCGCTGTTTCCGGTCACGCCCATGGGGGCCAAGTCGCTCGATGCGCGCGAGGCCTTCAATCCGGACGGGCTTGCGCAGCGCGCGGTCAAGGCACTAAAAGACGCCGTGCCCGAGCTTGGCGTGGTGACGGACGTGGCGCTCGACCCCTTCACGACTCATGGTCAGGACGGACTGATCGACGACGCTGGCTATGTGATGAACGACGCCACCGTGGAGGTGCTGGTCAAGCAGGCCGTCTCCCACGCCCAGGCTGGTGCCGACATCGTCGCCCCGTCGGACATGATGGACGGGCGCATTGGCGAGGTGCGCCAGGCTTTGGAGTCGGCCGGCCACATTCACGCGCGCATCCTAGCCTATTCCGCCAAGTATGCCTCGAGTTTCTACGGTCCCTTCCGGGATGCAGTGGGTTCAGCAGCCAACCTTGGTGGGGGTGATAAGTATAGCTATCAGATGGACCCGGCCAATTCCGACGAGGCACTGCATGAGGTGGCGCTTGATCTCGCTGAGGGCGCCGACATGGTGATGATCAAACCCGGCATGCCATATCTCGATATCGTCCGCCGGGTGAAAGACAACTTCGGCGCGCCGACCTTCGTCTACCAGGTGAGCGGCGAGTACGCGATGCTCAAGGCCGCCAGTCAGAACGGCTGGCTCAATGAACAAGCCGTGGTGCTGGAGGCGCTGACCAGCATCAAACGCGCCGGCGCCGACGGCATTCTCACCTACTACGCCAAGCAGGCCGCGATCTGGCTGAATGGCTGA